A genomic region of Haemorhous mexicanus isolate bHaeMex1 chromosome 14, bHaeMex1.pri, whole genome shotgun sequence contains the following coding sequences:
- the IDS gene encoding iduronate 2-sulfatase isoform X2, with protein sequence MEFGNGMNVLFIIVDDLRPVLGCYGDKLVKSPNIDQLASQSMVFSNAYAQQALCAPSRVSFLTGRRPDTTRLYDFYSYWRVHAGNYSTMPQYFKENGYVTLSVGKVFHPGVSSNYSDDYPYSWSIPPFHPSAEKHENDKTCRGKDGKLHANLVCPVNVTEMPGGTLPDIQSTEAAIHLLNIMKTTRQKFFLAVGYHKPHIPLRYPQEFLKLYPLENITLAPDPWVPKKLPSVAYNPWMDIRQRDDVEALNVSFPYGALPDDFQRRIRQSYYAAVSYVDVQIGLLLSALDDAGLSNNTIVVFTADHGWSLGEHGEWAKYSNFDVATRVPLMFYVPGMTTSPVSQGARVFPYLDPFSHIGGSVPQGQSKKVVELVSLFPTLAELAGLQVPPVCPKMSFGVVLCTEGRSIAHYFNISEGKVEQGKEGCDDTDRCFNEEPVALSQYPRPADTPQWNSDKPRLKDIRIMGYSLRAIDYRYTLWVQFDPSNFSANFKDVHAGELYMMENDPNQDYNIYNNTSHGWLFKKMIDFLKH encoded by the exons ATGGAATTCGGTA ATGGCATGAATGTCTTGTTTATAATTGTGGATGATCTGCGTCCTGTGTTGGGCTGTTATGGAGATAAGCTTGTGAAATCTCCCAACATTGATCAACTTGCTTCTCAAAGTATGGTGTTCAGCAATGCATATGCCCAG CAAGCCCtgtgtgctcccagcagagTGTCGTTTCTCACTGGCCGCAGGCCTGACACCACCCGGCTCTATGATTTCTACTCCTACTGGAGAGTCCATGCAGGAAACTATTCCACCATGCCCCAGTATTTCAAGGAAAATGGCTATGTGACCCTGTCTGTGGGGAAAGTTTTTCATCCTG GGGTTTCATCCAATTACAGTGATGACTATCCCTACAGTTGGTCCATTCCACCCTTTCATCCTTCAGCTGAAAAGCATGAGAATGATAAG aCTTGTAGGGGAAAAGATGGAAAACTTCACGCAAACTTGGTGTGCCCAGTGAATGTGACAGAAATGCCTGGGGGGACTCTGCCTGACATTCAGAGCACTGAGGCGGCCATACACTTACTGAACATCATGAAAACCACCAGGCAAAAGTTCTTCCTGGCTGTTGGTTACCACAAGCCACACATCCCACTGAGGTACCCACAG GAATTTCTCAAGTTGTACCCCTTGGAAAATATTACATTGGCCCCAGATCCCTGGGTGCCTAAGAAGCTACCTTCTGTGGCATACAACCCCTGGATGGATATCAGACAGAGGGATGATGTGGAAGCATTAAATGTTAGTTTCCCTTATGGAGCACTTCCAGATGATTTCCAG CGGCGGATTCGTCAGAGTTACTATGCAGCAGTTTCCTATGTGGATGTGCAGATTGGCCTGCTTCTGAGTGCTTTGGATGATGCAGGACTCTCAAATAACACAATAGTAGTTTTTACTGCTGATCATG GGTGGTCCCTGGGAGAACATGGTGAATGGGCAAAATACAGCAATTTTGATGTTGCTACCCGAGTGCCACTGATGTTTTATGTCCCAGGAATGACAACTTCCCCTGTCAGTCAAGGAGCAAGAGTCTTCCCCTACCTCGATCCTTTTAGCCATATTGGAGGCTCAGTACCTCAAG GGCAGAGTAAAAAAGTGGTGGAGCTGGTGTCTCTGTTTCCAACACTTGCAGAGCTTGCTGGCCTGCAGGTCCCTCCTGTGTGCCCAAAGATGTCTTTTGGTGTTGTGCTGTGCACTGAGGGGAGAAGCATTGCCCACTATTTTAATATCTCTGAAGGAAAGGTGGAGCAAGGCAAGGAAGGCTGTGATGACACTGACAGGTGTTTTAATGAAGAACCTGTTGCTCTCAGCCAATATCCCCGGCCTGCAGACACTCCCCAGTGGAACTCTGACAAGCCAAGGCTGAAGGACATCAGGATCATGGGCTATTCCCTGCGGGCCATTGACTACAGGTACACTCTGTGGGTTCAGTTTGATCCCAGCAACTTCAGTGCTAACTTCAAGGATGTCCATGCAGGAGAGTTGTACATGATGGAGAATGACCCAAACCAGGATTATAACATCTATAACAATACTTCACATGGTTGGCTTTTCAAAAAAATGATTGACTTTCTAAAGCACTAG
- the IDS gene encoding iduronate 2-sulfatase isoform X1 yields the protein MAAARLCLCLFLCLLRLPRDAFAAGPAAAGPRAGRGPGDGMNVLFIIVDDLRPVLGCYGDKLVKSPNIDQLASQSMVFSNAYAQQALCAPSRVSFLTGRRPDTTRLYDFYSYWRVHAGNYSTMPQYFKENGYVTLSVGKVFHPGVSSNYSDDYPYSWSIPPFHPSAEKHENDKTCRGKDGKLHANLVCPVNVTEMPGGTLPDIQSTEAAIHLLNIMKTTRQKFFLAVGYHKPHIPLRYPQEFLKLYPLENITLAPDPWVPKKLPSVAYNPWMDIRQRDDVEALNVSFPYGALPDDFQRRIRQSYYAAVSYVDVQIGLLLSALDDAGLSNNTIVVFTADHGWSLGEHGEWAKYSNFDVATRVPLMFYVPGMTTSPVSQGARVFPYLDPFSHIGGSVPQGQSKKVVELVSLFPTLAELAGLQVPPVCPKMSFGVVLCTEGRSIAHYFNISEGKVEQGKEGCDDTDRCFNEEPVALSQYPRPADTPQWNSDKPRLKDIRIMGYSLRAIDYRYTLWVQFDPSNFSANFKDVHAGELYMMENDPNQDYNIYNNTSHGWLFKKMIDFLKH from the exons ATGGCGGCGGCGcggctctgcctgtgcctgttcctgtgcctgctgcGGCTGCCCCGTGATGCCTTCGCGGccggcccggcggcggcggggcccagagctgggcgCGGGCCCGGGG ATGGCATGAATGTCTTGTTTATAATTGTGGATGATCTGCGTCCTGTGTTGGGCTGTTATGGAGATAAGCTTGTGAAATCTCCCAACATTGATCAACTTGCTTCTCAAAGTATGGTGTTCAGCAATGCATATGCCCAG CAAGCCCtgtgtgctcccagcagagTGTCGTTTCTCACTGGCCGCAGGCCTGACACCACCCGGCTCTATGATTTCTACTCCTACTGGAGAGTCCATGCAGGAAACTATTCCACCATGCCCCAGTATTTCAAGGAAAATGGCTATGTGACCCTGTCTGTGGGGAAAGTTTTTCATCCTG GGGTTTCATCCAATTACAGTGATGACTATCCCTACAGTTGGTCCATTCCACCCTTTCATCCTTCAGCTGAAAAGCATGAGAATGATAAG aCTTGTAGGGGAAAAGATGGAAAACTTCACGCAAACTTGGTGTGCCCAGTGAATGTGACAGAAATGCCTGGGGGGACTCTGCCTGACATTCAGAGCACTGAGGCGGCCATACACTTACTGAACATCATGAAAACCACCAGGCAAAAGTTCTTCCTGGCTGTTGGTTACCACAAGCCACACATCCCACTGAGGTACCCACAG GAATTTCTCAAGTTGTACCCCTTGGAAAATATTACATTGGCCCCAGATCCCTGGGTGCCTAAGAAGCTACCTTCTGTGGCATACAACCCCTGGATGGATATCAGACAGAGGGATGATGTGGAAGCATTAAATGTTAGTTTCCCTTATGGAGCACTTCCAGATGATTTCCAG CGGCGGATTCGTCAGAGTTACTATGCAGCAGTTTCCTATGTGGATGTGCAGATTGGCCTGCTTCTGAGTGCTTTGGATGATGCAGGACTCTCAAATAACACAATAGTAGTTTTTACTGCTGATCATG GGTGGTCCCTGGGAGAACATGGTGAATGGGCAAAATACAGCAATTTTGATGTTGCTACCCGAGTGCCACTGATGTTTTATGTCCCAGGAATGACAACTTCCCCTGTCAGTCAAGGAGCAAGAGTCTTCCCCTACCTCGATCCTTTTAGCCATATTGGAGGCTCAGTACCTCAAG GGCAGAGTAAAAAAGTGGTGGAGCTGGTGTCTCTGTTTCCAACACTTGCAGAGCTTGCTGGCCTGCAGGTCCCTCCTGTGTGCCCAAAGATGTCTTTTGGTGTTGTGCTGTGCACTGAGGGGAGAAGCATTGCCCACTATTTTAATATCTCTGAAGGAAAGGTGGAGCAAGGCAAGGAAGGCTGTGATGACACTGACAGGTGTTTTAATGAAGAACCTGTTGCTCTCAGCCAATATCCCCGGCCTGCAGACACTCCCCAGTGGAACTCTGACAAGCCAAGGCTGAAGGACATCAGGATCATGGGCTATTCCCTGCGGGCCATTGACTACAGGTACACTCTGTGGGTTCAGTTTGATCCCAGCAACTTCAGTGCTAACTTCAAGGATGTCCATGCAGGAGAGTTGTACATGATGGAGAATGACCCAAACCAGGATTATAACATCTATAACAATACTTCACATGGTTGGCTTTTCAAAAAAATGATTGACTTTCTAAAGCACTAG